GAAGGTTTCACGGCGCTGCTGCGCAAGGGCATCAAGCAGCGTCGCGAAGCGGCCGAGCAATATCGCAAGGGCGGACGCGCCGAGCTCGCCGACAAGGAGGAGCGCGAGATCGGTCACCTCGAGGTCTACCTGCCGGAGCAGGCCGGCGAGGAAGAGATCCGCAAGGTCATCACCGAGATCATCGCCGCCGGCGATCTGGCCGGCCCGAAGGCGATGGGGGTGGTGATGAAGGAAACCCTGGCACGCCTCGGTTCGCGCGCCGACGGCGGCACCGTCAGCAAGCTGGCGCGCGAGATACTCAACGGCTGAGCCGCGGCGGTGATCTCCGACCGCGATCTGCTGGCCCGAGCCCGCGACGCCGGCCTCGCCGGGCTCACCCCCGACGCCTCCAACCTGCGCGCAAGCGGCCTCGACCCGGCGGGCCTCGAGCAACGGCTCGAGGCCCTGGCGGCGGACGGCCGGCTCCTGGCCCTGCCGGTGACGCCACCGGTGTGGATTTCACCTGGCGTTTGGATCGAGCTGGCGCAGCGCTTGGGGTCGGCGAAATCGGCCCCTCTCGACCTCGCCGACCGGCTGCCGCCGGAGGCACGCCATCTCGTCGGCGCTTATGCGGCGCTCTACCGCGGCACGACCGCCCGCAAGCCCCGGGAGCGGCTGGCGCAGCGCGTGCTCGAAGCCTATGAGGCCGCCGGCCTGACCCCGCCGGCACCCAGCGTCATGGCGCGCCGCAGCGGCCACAAGCCGGAGGTGGCGGCGGGCCTGGTAGAGGCCCTGATCGAAAGCGGAGAGCTCACCCGTCTGCCCGACGACCTGGTGGTGGCGAGCCGCGCCATCGCGGACCTCGTCGAACGCCTCCGAGCTTCGCCGCTGGATAATTTCCGGGTTTCCGAGTTCACCGCCTGGAGCGGCCTCAGCCGCAAGTGGGCCGTGCCACTCCTCGAGCATCTCGACCAGCACCGGGTCACCCGACGCGAAGGGTCGTTGCGCAAGGTCCGGCGCCAGGGCGCAGACCAGTCTCCTACGGGGCCGAAGCCGTAATTGCTGGTAGGGCCTCCACCTCGAGGCCAGGCCAAGGACGCGAGCCTGTCATGCTAGACTGACATGCAGACTCGCCTCGCTGACTGGATTGCATCCTGGAGGAAACTAGCGATGCTGAAGAAGTTGCTCCCCAAGCTCGTCCTACTGACATCCGCCGCC
Above is a window of Acidobacteriota bacterium DNA encoding:
- a CDS encoding GatB/YqeY domain-containing protein yields the protein MSTPREQVQEDLKDALRSGEKERLGTLRMLLTEIKNEAIRRGDEVDDEGFTALLRKGIKQRREAAEQYRKGGRAELADKEEREIGHLEVYLPEQAGEEEIRKVITEIIAAGDLAGPKAMGVVMKETLARLGSRADGGTVSKLAREILNG
- a CDS encoding SelB C-terminal domain-containing protein codes for the protein MISDRDLLARARDAGLAGLTPDASNLRASGLDPAGLEQRLEALAADGRLLALPVTPPVWISPGVWIELAQRLGSAKSAPLDLADRLPPEARHLVGAYAALYRGTTARKPRERLAQRVLEAYEAAGLTPPAPSVMARRSGHKPEVAAGLVEALIESGELTRLPDDLVVASRAIADLVERLRASPLDNFRVSEFTAWSGLSRKWAVPLLEHLDQHRVTRREGSLRKVRRQGADQSPTGPKP